The Rhodocyclaceae bacterium DNA window AAATCCTCCGCGACGAGACGAAGTTCCCGTTCGCGGTGCAGACCGAGCAGCACAAGCTGGTGCAGATGCTGCTGCCGAAGATCCGCGCCTTCCCCGGCTGCAGCGCCGAGCTGGGCACCGAGGTGGTCGACGCGGTGCAGGACGAGCACAAGGTCACGGTCACCGTGCGCCGCGACGGCGAGCTGTCGAGGATCGACTGTGACTGGCTGGTCGCCGCCGACGGCGGCCGCAGCACGATCCGCAAGCAGCTCGACATTCCGTTCGAGGGCTTCACCTTCCCCGAGCGCTTCACGGTGCTGACCACCGTGCACGACTTCGAGCGCTCGCTCGGCTGCTGCTATCGCAACTACCTGGCCGGCTCCGAGGAATGGGCGATGATCTTCAAGGTCGCCGGCGACGACATGAAGGGTCGCTGGCGCGCCGTCATGCCTACCCGGGAATCCGAGACCGACGCGCAGGCGCTGGCGGACGAATCGGTCCTGGGACGCATCCAGGGACTCGACCGCAGCTGCACCCTCGACGACGTCGTACACCGCAAGATCTACAACGTGCACCAGCGGATCGCCGCGAAGTTCCGCGTCGGCCGCATCTACCTCGCCGGCGATGCCTCGCACCTGAACAACCCGATCGGCGGGCTCGGGCTCAACTGCGGCATCCATGACGCGATGGAACTGGTCGACACGCTGGAGGCGGCCCGCGCGGGCGCGGGCGAGGAACGCCTCGACCGCTACCAGCGGCGCCGGCGCACGCTCAACGCCGAGTTCATCCAGGAACAGACCATCAACAACAAGAAGCGCCTGGAAGAGAAGGATCCCGCCGCGCGCCAGCGCCGGCTGGACGAACTGCGCGCGACCGAGGCCGACCCGGTGAAACACAAGGCGTTCCTGATGCGCAGTTCGCTGATCGCCAGCGTGCGCCGCGCCGGCACGATCGACTGACGCCGCGCCTGCCAGCCCCGACTGCGGCGACCGCTGCCGCGCCAACCGTTTTCCGCAACTCCCGGTGACTGCCATGACGCCTCTGCCGCTGCTGCTGCCGTTCCATCGTCCGTGCGCCGTCCTCGCCCTGGCAGCCTGCGCAGGCGCGCTGCTGGCGGCCGGAGCCCTGCCCGGGGCTGCGCATGGACAGACCGCATGGCCGAACGCCCCGATCCGCATGGTCGTGCCGTTCGCGCCCGGCGCGGCCAACGACGCGGTCGGCCGCATCATCGCCGCTCCGATGTCCTCTGCCCTGGGTACGCCGATACTGGTCGACAACCGCCCCGGCGCGGGCGGCAACCTCGGTGCCGAGATCGCAGCCCGTGCGCCGGCGGACGGCTTCACGCTGTTCCTCGCCAACGTGTCGCACGCGACCAGCGCATCGATGTACGACAAGCTGGGCTACGACCTGCAGCGCGACTTCGCCCCGGTGTCGCTGATCGGCTCAGGCTCGTACTTCCTGGTGACCCATCCGTCGCTGCCGGTGAAGTCGTTCAAGGAACTGGTCGCCTTCGCGCGCGCGCGGCCGGGGCAACTCAACGTCGGATCGGCTGGTGCCGGCTCCTACCTGTGGATCGAGATGCTGATGGACCTCACCGGCACCAGGATGACCCACATCGCCTACAAGGGTACGCCGCAGGTCGCGACCGCAGTGCTCGGCGGCGAAATCGCGCTGGGTGCGGTCACCACCGTCGTGGCCTCACAGCAGGTGAAGTCGGGCCGCCTGCGCGGCCAGGTGGTCAGCAGCCCGCAGCGCTCGACGCTGTCGCCGGAGGTACCCACCGTGTTCGAGGCAGGCTACCGCGAACTCGAGGCGACCACCTGGTACGGCCTTCTGGTGCCGGCCGCGACGCCGAAGGAGATCGTCAATCGCCTGCATGCGGAAGCGGTGAAGGCGATGAAGCTGCCAGAGGTGCGCGAACGATTCGACAATCTCGACATCCGGGCGATCGGCTCTTCCCCCGCCGAGTTCGGCGCGTTCATTCGCAACGAGGTCGCGCGCTGGGCCAAGGTCGTCAAGCAGTCCGGCGCAAAACCGGCGTGACGGCTCTGACGTAGACTCCGTCGGTTCCCGGACATCAGGAGTCGCGGCGCGGTGCGGGCCCTGTCGCTCGAGTCGTGATCCGGACCCCGCAGAACAACAGGAGGTCACGATGGCCATTCGGGTATTTGCCAGCAACAGCGTGCGCGGGGTCACCGAAGCGCTGCTGCCCGCGTTCAGATCGCCCGACGGCGCGCCAGTCGAGGTCGTGTTCGACGCGGCGAAGGCGCTCCTGCGGCGCATCGCTGCCGGAGAGCCTGCCGACGTTGCGCTGCTCGGCACACCCACGCTCGAAGATCTGGCCACCCAGGGTCTGATCGACCGCTCGAGCATGCGCCCGCTGGCCAGTTCGGGCGTCGGTGTCGGCGTGAAGTCCGGCACGCCACACCCGAAGATCGACACGGTCGATGCGTTCAGGCAGATGCTCATCGACGCCGAGTCGATCGCGCACACGACCGAGGGCGCCAGCGGCATGTATTTCTCCGGCCTGATCGACACCCTCGGCCTCGGCGCGCAGGTGCGGCCGAAGACGCGCACACGGCCCGGAGGGCTGGTCGGGGAAGTGCTGGTCGCCGGCGGTGCGCAGGTCGGTATCCAGCAGATCTCGGAACTGCGCGCGGTGCCGGGTGTCGACGTGGTCGGTCCGCTGCCGGCGGGTGTGCAGAAGATCTTCGGCAACTCGGCCGGCGTGTTCGCCGGCTGCGCAAACCCGGGGGGCGCTGCCGCGTTGATCGCATTCCTGACCTCGGCGGAGGCCACGCCTGTCTACGAAGCGCACGGGCTCACGGCAGGGCAGGAGGACAAGACATG harbors:
- a CDS encoding tripartite tricarboxylate transporter substrate binding protein, translated to MTPLPLLLPFHRPCAVLALAACAGALLAAGALPGAAHGQTAWPNAPIRMVVPFAPGAANDAVGRIIAAPMSSALGTPILVDNRPGAGGNLGAEIAARAPADGFTLFLANVSHATSASMYDKLGYDLQRDFAPVSLIGSGSYFLVTHPSLPVKSFKELVAFARARPGQLNVGSAGAGSYLWIEMLMDLTGTRMTHIAYKGTPQVATAVLGGEIALGAVTTVVASQQVKSGRLRGQVVSSPQRSTLSPEVPTVFEAGYRELEATTWYGLLVPAATPKEIVNRLHAEAVKAMKLPEVRERFDNLDIRAIGSSPAEFGAFIRNEVARWAKVVKQSGAKPA
- a CDS encoding substrate-binding domain-containing protein, producing the protein MAIRVFASNSVRGVTEALLPAFRSPDGAPVEVVFDAAKALLRRIAAGEPADVALLGTPTLEDLATQGLIDRSSMRPLASSGVGVGVKSGTPHPKIDTVDAFRQMLIDAESIAHTTEGASGMYFSGLIDTLGLGAQVRPKTRTRPGGLVGEVLVAGGAQVGIQQISELRAVPGVDVVGPLPAGVQKIFGNSAGVFAGCANPGGAAALIAFLTSAEATPVYEAHGLTAGQEDKT
- a CDS encoding FAD-dependent monooxygenase → MAATSERHVLISGGGPTGVVAALACAQRGFRVTLIEAASEIDDNPRAATTHPSTLEYIDRLGFVDEFIDKGLVCRYFQFWDRDTQTRVAQFDHEILRDETKFPFAVQTEQHKLVQMLLPKIRAFPGCSAELGTEVVDAVQDEHKVTVTVRRDGELSRIDCDWLVAADGGRSTIRKQLDIPFEGFTFPERFTVLTTVHDFERSLGCCYRNYLAGSEEWAMIFKVAGDDMKGRWRAVMPTRESETDAQALADESVLGRIQGLDRSCTLDDVVHRKIYNVHQRIAAKFRVGRIYLAGDASHLNNPIGGLGLNCGIHDAMELVDTLEAARAGAGEERLDRYQRRRRTLNAEFIQEQTINNKKRLEEKDPAARQRRLDELRATEADPVKHKAFLMRSSLIASVRRAGTID